Genomic DNA from Gimesia aquarii:
AACCTACTTCAGGTTGTTGGGTGATCGAATCAAAGCTCTTAAAGTTGCAATTCTGATCAAGGGAGTCAGCCTAGTAGCCTTTACTTTAGCGAACAGCGGTTCCTGATTATGAGAATTTTTAATAGTGGCTTTCTGTTCTGGGGAGAGTAGCGTCCTGGTCGAAATTTGATTTGACGTTTACATATTGTTCATTACATTCTGATCGTATGAAATAAAGGATTCGATATTACTGCGATATTCTGAATGTACTGGAACGGGGCAGATGTGCTAAAACTTAACCTGATTGTCATGGATGACTAAGGCGATATTAAGACACCGACCAGTGTCTTGGTTGATACTTGGGAGTCCGTTCCTAATGTCCCCGGCAGTCATAAAAGCTTTAGAGTGTCAAACGCGTCGTGATCTTGCTGCAACTGCTAAATCTCATGGAATTGCCGGCTGGCATGGCATGAGAAAACAAGAGTTGGTGAAAGCAATCGCAAAAATCAAAACTGCAAAAGCAAAGCCGAAACCCAAAAGTAAAAGCGTTCCTGTCACCAAAAAAACATCTCGTTCTGTTACTCCTAAACCTGCGGCCGTACCGGCTTTACCCTCACAATCTTCTTCAAGCCACTTAGCTCCTTCCGAGCATCAGGCAAAGATACAAAAACTGCTCAAATCAAACGGGCAGAGTTCACATAATGACAAAATCCTACCGACTTCAGAATCTTCTGAAACCAAGCTGACTGCGGTGGTGAAAGATTCCCATTGGTTACTGGCGACATGGACAGTGACTCAGGGAAGCTTAGACCGTGCCAAAGCAGCTTTAGGGGCATACTGGTATCAGGCCGTTCCCGTCATTCGTATTTATGATATTACGACAAATGAAAACAGTCGCACCAGTAAAGCGTATGTCAAAGACGTTGAAATCAAGATCGACTCCGGGCTGTGGTTCGTGCAAATCGATCAACCAGCTCGGTCGTATAAACTCCAGCTTGGTTTTGTGACGCCACAAAATAAGTTTTTCGGCTTAGTTTACTCTCATAAATTAACTCCTCCAATGCCTGAAGTCTCTGAAAAAGGAGGCAAAACAAAACGGGCACTCGACAGTAATTACTCAGCCACTCGATCCAGACGCTATACGTCGCGGAACGAGAACGGCGGTAGCGCTGCCGCAAGACTCGCACTGCCTTTGACGCTCGATTCGAATGGTGGTTCCAATGGATCCCGTAGCAAAAAAGCAAAGCGAGAGTTCCATGTGGAAACGGAATTACTCATTCATGGGACCTCAGACCCGCAAGCAGAGGTCACATTATTAGGAGAGAAAATCCCGGTTAGCAAAGAAGGGCGGTTTGCCCTGCGTCTCAGCCTACCCAATGGTAGGCAGGTAATCCCAGCCGTCAATACCTCTTCGAATAAACGTAAGCAACAAACTATTGTGCTTGCGATTGAACGTAATACCAAAGATCTCGAGCCCGTTCAGCTCGACGAGTAAGGAAATCGCGCTCGCAACGCCAAATGACTGACAGAGAGCGCTTCTCTGTCAGTCGGCGTTTCCGTAATAGACTTCAGTGGTGAGACCCGTTTTTTCCTTCACCTTTTCCGCAATCTCATCAACTTGCGCAGAACTAAGCGAAGTTACATAATCTTCTGTTGTACGACGTGCTATCGTATAAACCTGAACCAGCTTAATCTCGCCTCCTGACTCAATCACTTCGTTGAGCCGATCACAGTACGCGTCGATTTCTGCTGCATCAGGTGGTTGCTGATTCACCAGCATAAACAAGCTCTGAATCACAATCGGTCGCTGTTTCGCGACGAGTGCGATGTTATCCAGAATCTGTTGAAATCGAATTTTGGTGCGATCAATGGTTTTGAAGTAGCTCTCCGTGCCGGCGTCAAGCTTGGCCCAGATCTCTCCTTGATTTTCATCTAATAGTTTGAGTGCGTTTTGGGTACTTTCCCGATGGAACATACTCGCATTGGTGATTAATACCATTTTGACATCATGCGCTTGATGCTTCTTTTTCAAGTCGGCCACTTCTTTGACAATGTTGTCAAAATTTTTGTAGGTTGTCGGCTCTCCATCGCCCGAAAATGCGATATCGTTCAGCCTTCGCAGCGCTTCAGGCACCGTAGCAAACTTCGGATCTTGATAAATTTCCCCACTCATGACGAACTTCAGCATGTGATCAAGCTCTGCCAGCAGCTGTTCGAAACCGACAAAGCGGGTTTCCGATTCTTCCCTGCGATCAACTTGACAGTAAATACAGTCAAAATTACAGATTTTGTCGGGGTTGAGATTCACACCGATCGAAATTCCCTTACTGCGCCGGGATAAAACCGGGTAAACAAACTTATTCTCGTGATAAGTTCGTTGATGCTGCGAGTGCAGAGGCAGTGATGATGATGGCATAGTTCAATTTCCAGAACAAAGTACTCGACTTACTCTTTTTATATGACTGGTATCTCAGAAAGACAAGTGGAACTTGATTAGTTATCACTCAAGGCAAACAATCTGTACATCTTACTGCGATTTACCATAAAAAATGCGGTAACGACTATACGAAGCCGCTACCGCATTTGTAGTTAAATTTACCGCAGGTGGGATTAGACTTCTTTCGAATCAATCCAGCTCATCATGCGGCGAAGTTCTTTACCAACTGCTTCGATGGGATGCTGTCGATTCAAGCGTCGAATCGCTTTGAATGAAGCCTGGTTCGCTTTGTTTTCCAGCAACCAGTTCTTGGCGAATTCACCATTTTGGATCTCTGTCAGAATCTGCTTCATTTCTTTGCGGGTTTCCTCAGTGACGATACGAGGGCCACTGGAATAGTCGCCATACTCGGCTGTATTGGAAACGCTGTATCGCATGTAGTTCAATCCACCCTGGTAGAACAGGTCAACGATCAGCTTCAATTCATGCATGCACTCAAAGTATGCCATTTCAGGCTGATAACCAGCTTCAACGAGTGTATCATAACCGGCTTTGACCAGTTCACTGACACCGCCACAAAGAACGACTTGTTCGCCAAACAGGTCGGTTTCTGTTTCTTCTGCAAAGCTCGTTTCAATCACACCACCACGAGTTCCGCCGATTCCCTTCGCGTACGCGAGAGCCAGTTGGCGGGCACTATCAGAGGCACCTTCGACCAAAGCAATCAATGAGGGAACGCCACCGCCTTGGACATATTCGCTACGAACCAGATGCCCCGGACCTTTCGGAGCGACCAGAGCAGCATCAACACCAGTAGGTGGAACGACCTGGTTAAAGTGGATGTTAAACCCATGCGAGCAGAGCAGCAGATTTCCCTTACTCAGATTGGGAAGAATTTCGCTTTTGTAGAGATCGCCCTGAACTTCATCAGGTAGCAGAATATTGACTAAGTCACCCGCTTTGGTGGCTTCCGCAAGAGGCACGGGATCAAAGCCATGGCTGACAGCCAAATCGTAATTTTCGCTCCCTTTGCGTTGTCCAATAATGACATTGCAGCCACTGTCGCGAAGGTTTTGAGCTTGTGCATGTCCCTGGCTTCCGTAGCCGAGAATCGCGATGGTCTTGTCTTTGAGCAGCGACAAGTCTGCGTCATCATCGTAATAAATTGTAACTGCCATAATCCTGATCTCTTGTATTGATGTAATGCTGAAAGAAGCAGAACCGGTTCCACTTCGATTAGAACTTCTTTAGTCAAATCGTTGCCATCAAACATTCTTTTAGGCAACGCTCTGCGTTGTGGGACAAAACAGCCGTGAATAGTTAGTCTGCTGTTTGTCTGGTGGAATGATTAAACAGTTTCCACTGCCTTTGAACCAGAGTCTGCTTTGACTGTTTCGGAACGTAACAGTGCGATTCGTCCTGTACGCACGATCTCCAGAATTCCAAAAGGCCTCATCACATCGATGAATGCATTGATCTTGGATTCCTGACCTGAGATTTCGATCATCACGTTTTCAGAGCTCACGTCAACGATTTTCGCACGGAAAATGTCGACTAATTCACGAATTTCTGATCGTGACGTTCCCGAGGTCGAGACTTTCATCAGCATCAGGTCACGCTCTACATAGTCCTCGCCGGAAAAATCGACCACTTTCACAACGGTTACCAGCTTTTCTAACTGCTTTCGGACCTGATCCAGTTTGTTGTAATCCCCTACGACAAAGGTAATTCGGGAAAATTCGGGTTCTTCCGTTTCACCGACAGCCAGGCTCTCGATGTTAAACGCACGCGAAGCGAGCATGCCTGAAATATGGGCCAAGACACCCGGTTGGTTCATGACTAATGCAGAAAGAACGTGTTTCATCCCAAAACCTTAATGTGTAATTCAATCAAAAACAGGGGTAACGTGAAAATCACCGAAGCGTTTAGTTTAGTCTTGTCTCAGAGCACGAGCAAGTCCCGACGTCGATATCTCAGTGCACTCGGCTGAGGATCAGGCGGGTTAGACCGATTATGTGCCTCTCTCATCAGTGGACTGGACAGGGGAAAGCCGAAATGGGTTCGTTTTGACTTCCCGGCGGGGGGAGTCTTTCATTTTGTACATTCAGTCAATACCATGGTTTTGACAGTCGAATGTGACTCTGTTTTAATAGTCAACCAGTTTACCGCTGATTTTTTCTCCTTATATCTGATCGAGAGCACGGATGACTCAAAACTGGCGATTTGCTCCTCACGATGAATCTCAGGTCCGCCGTCTCAGTGGGGAAATGCGGATCTCTCCACTTCTTGCCCAGGTCTTAATTGCAAGAGGACTTCAAGATGCAGCTGCGGCGCGGAGCTTCATTGACGCTAAAATGAACGACCTGCTGGAGCCCAGTTCCATGCCGGGCATCGAAGACGCAGCCGACCGCGTGATCGCCGCGCTAAATGCCAAACGTCGCATCACCATTTACGGCGACTACGATGTGGATGGCATGACCTCCACCAGCATTCTGCTCCAGTGCTTAACATTAGCAAACGGAGAGTGCGACTATTACATTCCCAACCGTCTGGAAGATGGATATGGATTAAGCTGTGACTCGATTCAAACATTGCACGAAGAAGATCCACAGCGGCTCGTCATCACCGTCGATTGTGGAATCACCAGTGTGAAAGAAGCGGCACTCGCCAAAGAGCTGGGGCTGGAGCTGATCATCACCGATCATCATCAAATGAGCGATGAACTTCCCGAGGCGGCGTGTCTGGTACATCCCCGCTTGCCCGGCAGTACGTATGAATTTCCTCATCTCTGCGGGGCAGGGGTTGCTTTAAAGTTGGCCTGGGCCGTGTGTCAAAAATTGGGCGATGGTCAGAAAGCATCGCCTCAAATGCGCGAGTACCTCAAGTGCGCAGTCGGGTTGGCAGCGATTGGAACCGTGGCGGATGTCGTTCCCCTGCTCGGTGAAAACCGAGTGCTTGTGAAATACGGTTTAAGCGCCTTCACCGAAAGAGCGCCGTTAGGTTTGCTGGAACTCTTGAAAGTCGCGGAAATCAAGCCCGACCAGAAACTCGATACCGAAGATATCGGCTTCGCCATTGCGCCACGCTTGAATGCCGCAGGTCGACTGGGGCAGGCAAGGCTGGCTGTCGAACTGTTAACCACCACAAATCAGGATCGCGCGACTCAGTTGGCGGCTTACCTCGACGAGCTGAATAAAAATCGCAGAACCGTGGAACGGCGGATTCTCAAACAGGCCAAAGAAATGGTCGATGAGAATGAAGACTGGGCCGACCATGCGACACTGGTCTTAGCGCATGCAGACTGGCATCCCGGCGTGATCGGCATCGTCGCCAATCGAGTCGCCGAGCATTATGAAAAGCCAACCGTCATGATTGCCCTGGATGCGAACTCGCAAACTGGACAAGGCTCCGCGCGGTCGTTTGCAGGCTTTGATTTGCATGCCGGCTTCACAGGTTGTTCCGAACACCTGATCCGCTTTGGCGGTCATCAGGCAGCCGCCGGACTCAAAATCGCGGAAGAGAAAATAGAGGACTTCCGACGCGCGTTTGCCGAATTTGCAGCCTGTGCGCCACAGCCCTCTGATGAAGAGTTACAGATGCGGATCGACGCCGAAGTCTGTTTAAACGAAATCACAAAACAGGCAGTGCAGGAGCTGGACCGCCTTGGACCATTCGGACAGGAAAACCCACGGCCCCAATTTGTAGCGACCCGCGTTGATCTCGCAGAGCCGCCGCGCACGATGGGAGAAGGGGGGCGGCATCTTTCATTGGTCTTCCAGCAACACAAAACCAAGATCCGCGCGATCGCCTTTGGCAAAGGCGAATGGGCCAACCAGATGCAGGAAGACGGCGGTCCATTCTCCATCAGCTTCGCTCCCAGCATCAATAAATTTCGCGGTTTCGAAAATGTGCAGTTGCATTTGAAAGATTGGATCTCCGAAAAATCAACCGCACCACTACCTTCCTGATCTTCAGTGCTCATTTTGAACTTGACGCCGCCGTGCAGAGAGTGAAACTCCTGATTTATGTCTCGCGCGCGCGAGGGAAAAAATTCGGAATGCTGAAGACTTCTGCCCCTGTGGATGTCATCACTATAAAACCCCCTCGTTTGAGCAAGCTTTCAAAAATCGCTAGCAAAACCGGTTCCCGATCTTCACTAATTTGACTACCGATTTGCACCCTGGATGAGCTCAAATCGTGTTTCCACTCGTCACGAATTAACCAACTCTCAGACAAAACTGCGCAAATATCAAACTTGACCACCTCCCGCCATTCGCGATGATAGTTGAGGTTCAAACAACGAACCTTCCAACAACAAGAAAGAAAGGAGCTAAAACGAAAAAACAAACACCACATAACAGATCCTCCTTGAAAGGAATCAAATCAAACACACCAGGCAGCCGCAACAAAGCACTGCAATTGCTGCAGCACAAAGACTGCCCAACAGATTCTACCCGATAGACACGAACAGATCGGAGATGAAGATTGTGCAGGTGTTGTAAGAACTGAAAGTCAAAGCATTGAGATCCAGAATTCGTTGTAGTGTTCCCTACTCGGTGCAGGACAGAGGTTGGAATTACAGTGAATCATTCGAACTAGAGTCGGGGCAGCCATTGCTCTCCATGCGCTTGTTCGGTGTCCTCTCGAGAAGCCAGAAGGCGATACCAAAGCTGATATACTCGACGAGTATAATAAGCCAGTTGATGTTGGCAAAAAATGAGATAAACATGACAACAAGAACTGCTATCAGAGAAACTATCGCAACAAATATCCTCCTGCGATAACTACCTTTCATTCGAGCCAAAGTTATTGTTCCTGCAATCGCGATCGGAAGATAGACGCAGATCCAAATACCATAGTAGAATCCGACTGCCCCAGCAAACTTCGGATCTCCTCGATCTAGCAACATCACTAAGATCCAGATCACACCCCACCCACCAAGGAAGTAGCCAAATAAAAAAAGGAACGGTGCAAACAGTTTCATTTCTTCACCGAACTTGTTGTTTATCTATAATCCCTTGTTTATGTGTTGTGCTGATAGGGATCAAAAATGTGCAAATGACCGATTTTGTTTCGATATGATGTCACAGAGGCTTAATACTTCTCATTAACGTTATGAAATATAGGGGAAACTCATCATTCAGGAAACAACCCGTTTCCTTTATCTCATAAACCCCATTTGATTTTCGCTTAAAAACTATTCACGGCTTGATTTGGGTTAATTGTAGTAACTTGATCAGCACAAATCTATTTTGTGTCGAATATTTCCTGCTTGCCTGAAGTATCAGGGCTCAAGGAAACAATAATGGACCAGGTCTCTTATTGGTTATTGGTGTTTGACCGGGTATTTACCAGACATATATTGTTAGCATAAAGTGTCAAAGGAGTTATTTCTTGAACTGAAATTCCGAGAGAGTATCATGTTTAGTATATATGATATGAATCCCCTAGTGTATCCGATTAACGACTATGACAGCTTGAGATTTAGACAATGGCAAAGAAGGTTCGAAAGAAAACGAAGGCAGAACTGGCTGATCCTGCTTTTCGCAAACGTGCTACCACTCAATCTAAGGTGCTAACACTATCCTATTCTGAATGTGATAAACTAGCAAAATCTAGACATCAATACATTCTAGATGTGGCGGCCAGTGAATGGATCAACCGCTTTGAGAGCATAGACGACGATGCTGCTTTCGAGAAAGAGTGTCGCAAGTGGGACAAGTTGCGACGGGAATTCGTGAAGTCAGTTTCCAAACCTCTCGATATTCACTGCTTTACTTGCAACTATGATGCGTCGAATGGCATGAAGCCACTGATTCAGTTGGGAAAACACCCATCGTGTGATGCTGGAACTGCGCTTCGTCTTTTCTGGGTATATGAACCAGTCTTCTATTATTCTCAATATGCTACGATTTCAGAATGCGCTTATGAAGAAGATCAGGATGCGATGAGACTTCTCAAGGCTATAGAGCGTCGATTCAAGAAAAGTAACTTCAAGACACACAAGATTTATTTTGACCCAAAACCTTGGCTTGAGGCATGTGAAGTTGATCTCGAATCGCTCCGGCTACCAGATTCGATGCTTGTGTCCGTTCCCTAAAAAAGTAATAATAGACTAGGTCTCTTTTGTTACTTCATATCTCATTTCGCATCGACTTTCCAACGGATTGGACCTATGATGAACTGTACGAATTCAACTGGCAAGATCTTAAGAATAAACCCAATTGCTTCAACAAAATCGACTACGATGCAATCACATAACAACGTCGTTCGC
This window encodes:
- the ilvN gene encoding acetolactate synthase small subunit, which codes for MKHVLSALVMNQPGVLAHISGMLASRAFNIESLAVGETEEPEFSRITFVVGDYNKLDQVRKQLEKLVTVVKVVDFSGEDYVERDLMLMKVSTSGTSRSEIRELVDIFRAKIVDVSSENVMIEISGQESKINAFIDVMRPFGILEIVRTGRIALLRSETVKADSGSKAVETV
- the recJ gene encoding single-stranded-DNA-specific exonuclease RecJ, whose translation is MRISPLLAQVLIARGLQDAAAARSFIDAKMNDLLEPSSMPGIEDAADRVIAALNAKRRITIYGDYDVDGMTSTSILLQCLTLANGECDYYIPNRLEDGYGLSCDSIQTLHEEDPQRLVITVDCGITSVKEAALAKELGLELIITDHHQMSDELPEAACLVHPRLPGSTYEFPHLCGAGVALKLAWAVCQKLGDGQKASPQMREYLKCAVGLAAIGTVADVVPLLGENRVLVKYGLSAFTERAPLGLLELLKVAEIKPDQKLDTEDIGFAIAPRLNAAGRLGQARLAVELLTTTNQDRATQLAAYLDELNKNRRTVERRILKQAKEMVDENEDWADHATLVLAHADWHPGVIGIVANRVAEHYEKPTVMIALDANSQTGQGSARSFAGFDLHAGFTGCSEHLIRFGGHQAAAGLKIAEEKIEDFRRAFAEFAACAPQPSDEELQMRIDAEVCLNEITKQAVQELDRLGPFGQENPRPQFVATRVDLAEPPRTMGEGGRHLSLVFQQHKTKIRAIAFGKGEWANQMQEDGGPFSISFAPSINKFRGFENVQLHLKDWISEKSTAPLPS
- a CDS encoding radical SAM protein, whose amino-acid sequence is MPSSSLPLHSQHQRTYHENKFVYPVLSRRSKGISIGVNLNPDKICNFDCIYCQVDRREESETRFVGFEQLLAELDHMLKFVMSGEIYQDPKFATVPEALRRLNDIAFSGDGEPTTYKNFDNIVKEVADLKKKHQAHDVKMVLITNASMFHRESTQNALKLLDENQGEIWAKLDAGTESYFKTIDRTKIRFQQILDNIALVAKQRPIVIQSLFMLVNQQPPDAAEIDAYCDRLNEVIESGGEIKLVQVYTIARRTTEDYVTSLSSAQVDEIAEKVKEKTGLTTEVYYGNAD
- the ilvC gene encoding ketol-acid reductoisomerase — encoded protein: MAVTIYYDDDADLSLLKDKTIAILGYGSQGHAQAQNLRDSGCNVIIGQRKGSENYDLAVSHGFDPVPLAEATKAGDLVNILLPDEVQGDLYKSEILPNLSKGNLLLCSHGFNIHFNQVVPPTGVDAALVAPKGPGHLVRSEYVQGGGVPSLIALVEGASDSARQLALAYAKGIGGTRGGVIETSFAEETETDLFGEQVVLCGGVSELVKAGYDTLVEAGYQPEMAYFECMHELKLIVDLFYQGGLNYMRYSVSNTAEYGDYSSGPRIVTEETRKEMKQILTEIQNGEFAKNWLLENKANQASFKAIRRLNRQHPIEAVGKELRRMMSWIDSKEV
- a CDS encoding DUF4274 domain-containing protein, with the protein product MAKKVRKKTKAELADPAFRKRATTQSKVLTLSYSECDKLAKSRHQYILDVAASEWINRFESIDDDAAFEKECRKWDKLRREFVKSVSKPLDIHCFTCNYDASNGMKPLIQLGKHPSCDAGTALRLFWVYEPVFYYSQYATISECAYEEDQDAMRLLKAIERRFKKSNFKTHKIYFDPKPWLEACEVDLESLRLPDSMLVSVP
- a CDS encoding DUF4912 domain-containing protein, producing the protein MSPAVIKALECQTRRDLAATAKSHGIAGWHGMRKQELVKAIAKIKTAKAKPKPKSKSVPVTKKTSRSVTPKPAAVPALPSQSSSSHLAPSEHQAKIQKLLKSNGQSSHNDKILPTSESSETKLTAVVKDSHWLLATWTVTQGSLDRAKAALGAYWYQAVPVIRIYDITTNENSRTSKAYVKDVEIKIDSGLWFVQIDQPARSYKLQLGFVTPQNKFFGLVYSHKLTPPMPEVSEKGGKTKRALDSNYSATRSRRYTSRNENGGSAAARLALPLTLDSNGGSNGSRSKKAKREFHVETELLIHGTSDPQAEVTLLGEKIPVSKEGRFALRLSLPNGRQVIPAVNTSSNKRKQQTIVLAIERNTKDLEPVQLDE